From a region of the Lepus europaeus isolate LE1 chromosome 17, mLepTim1.pri, whole genome shotgun sequence genome:
- the AP3M1 gene encoding AP-3 complex subunit mu-1 isoform X1 produces MGSGAAGTRTGAHMGCQHYRKMIHSLFLINCSGDIFLEKHWKSVVSQSVCDYFFEAQEKAADVENVPPVISTPHHYLISIYRDKLFFVSVIQTEVPPLFVIEFLHRVADTFQDYFGECSEAAIKDNVVIVYELLEEMLDNGFPLATESNILKELIKPPTILRSVVNSITGSSNVGDTLPTGQLSNIPWRRAGVKYTNNEAYFDVVEEIDAIIDKSGSTVFAEIQGVIDACIKLSGMPDLSLSFMNPRLLDDVSFHPCIRFKRWESERVLSFIPPDGNFRLISYRVSSQNLVAIPVYVKHNISFKENSSCGRFDVTIGPKQNMGKTVEGITVTVHMPKVVLNMNLTPTQGSYTFDPVTKVLTWDVGKITPQKLPSLKGLVNLQSGAPKPEENPSLNIQFKIQQLAISGLKVNRLDMYGEKYKPFKGVKYVTKAGKFQVRT; encoded by the exons AAAAATGATCCACAGTCTATTTCTCATTAACTGTTCCGGTGACATATTTCTGGAGAAGCACTGGAAGAGTGTTGTGAGCCAGTCTGTCTGTGATTATTTCTTTGAAGCTCAGGAGAAAGCTGCTGATGTTGAAAATGTGCCACCTGTCATTTCCACACCTCACCACTACCTCATCAGTATCTACCGGGATAAGCTCTTCTTTGTGTCTGTCATACAGACTGAAGTGCCACCTCTCTttgtaattgagttcctgcatcGAGTTGCTGACACTTTCCAG GACTATTTTGGTGAGTGTTCAGAGGCTGCAATTAAGGATAACGTGGTCATAGTATATGAGCTCTTGGAAGAAATGTTAGACAATGGATTTCCACTGGCTACTGAATCTAACATTTTGAAAGAACTGATTAAGCCACCAACAATTCTACGTTCTGTTGTCAATTCTATTACAG GCAGTAGTAATGTTGGAGACACACTTCCCACTGGGCAGCTGTCCAATATCCCATGGCGCCGGGCAGGGGTAAAGTACACAAACAACGAAGCCTATTTTGATGTCGTTGAAGAAATAGATGCAATTATAGACAAATCAG gaTCTACAGTCTTTGCAGAAATTCAGGGGGTCATTGATGCTTGCATTAAGCTATCAGGAATGCCtgatctctccctatctttcatg AACCCTAGGCTTCTGGATGATGTCAGCTTCCACCCCTGCATCCGGTTCAAACGTTGGGAATCTGAAAGAGTTTTGTCATTTATTCCTCCAGATGGAAATTTCCGACTCATATCCTACCGTGTCAGCTCACAAAA TCTAGTGGCAATACCAGTGTATGTGAAACATAATATCAGCTTTAAGGAGAACAGTTCCTGTGGCAGATTTGATGTAACAATTGGACCAAAGCAGAATATGGGCAAAACTGTTGAAGGAATTACAGTGACAGTTCACATGCCAAAAGTTGTGCTGAATATGAACCTGACACCAACACAAGGCAGCTATACCTTTGATCCAGTCACCAAG gtactaacatgggatgtgggaaaAATCACTCCACAAAAGCTGCCAAGTCTTAAGGGCTTGGTAAATTTGCAGTCAGGAGCACCTAAGCCAGAAGAGAATCCCAGCCTCAACATACAGTTCAAGATTCAGCAACTTGCTATTTCAG GCTTAAAAGTAAATCGGTTGGACATGTATGGGGAGAAATATAAGCCATTTAAAGGAGTCAAATATGTCACGAAAGCTGGAAAGTTCCAAGTGAGGACATGA
- the AP3M1 gene encoding AP-3 complex subunit mu-1 isoform X2: protein MIHSLFLINCSGDIFLEKHWKSVVSQSVCDYFFEAQEKAADVENVPPVISTPHHYLISIYRDKLFFVSVIQTEVPPLFVIEFLHRVADTFQDYFGECSEAAIKDNVVIVYELLEEMLDNGFPLATESNILKELIKPPTILRSVVNSITGSSNVGDTLPTGQLSNIPWRRAGVKYTNNEAYFDVVEEIDAIIDKSGSTVFAEIQGVIDACIKLSGMPDLSLSFMNPRLLDDVSFHPCIRFKRWESERVLSFIPPDGNFRLISYRVSSQNLVAIPVYVKHNISFKENSSCGRFDVTIGPKQNMGKTVEGITVTVHMPKVVLNMNLTPTQGSYTFDPVTKVLTWDVGKITPQKLPSLKGLVNLQSGAPKPEENPSLNIQFKIQQLAISGLKVNRLDMYGEKYKPFKGVKYVTKAGKFQVRT, encoded by the exons ATGATCCACAGTCTATTTCTCATTAACTGTTCCGGTGACATATTTCTGGAGAAGCACTGGAAGAGTGTTGTGAGCCAGTCTGTCTGTGATTATTTCTTTGAAGCTCAGGAGAAAGCTGCTGATGTTGAAAATGTGCCACCTGTCATTTCCACACCTCACCACTACCTCATCAGTATCTACCGGGATAAGCTCTTCTTTGTGTCTGTCATACAGACTGAAGTGCCACCTCTCTttgtaattgagttcctgcatcGAGTTGCTGACACTTTCCAG GACTATTTTGGTGAGTGTTCAGAGGCTGCAATTAAGGATAACGTGGTCATAGTATATGAGCTCTTGGAAGAAATGTTAGACAATGGATTTCCACTGGCTACTGAATCTAACATTTTGAAAGAACTGATTAAGCCACCAACAATTCTACGTTCTGTTGTCAATTCTATTACAG GCAGTAGTAATGTTGGAGACACACTTCCCACTGGGCAGCTGTCCAATATCCCATGGCGCCGGGCAGGGGTAAAGTACACAAACAACGAAGCCTATTTTGATGTCGTTGAAGAAATAGATGCAATTATAGACAAATCAG gaTCTACAGTCTTTGCAGAAATTCAGGGGGTCATTGATGCTTGCATTAAGCTATCAGGAATGCCtgatctctccctatctttcatg AACCCTAGGCTTCTGGATGATGTCAGCTTCCACCCCTGCATCCGGTTCAAACGTTGGGAATCTGAAAGAGTTTTGTCATTTATTCCTCCAGATGGAAATTTCCGACTCATATCCTACCGTGTCAGCTCACAAAA TCTAGTGGCAATACCAGTGTATGTGAAACATAATATCAGCTTTAAGGAGAACAGTTCCTGTGGCAGATTTGATGTAACAATTGGACCAAAGCAGAATATGGGCAAAACTGTTGAAGGAATTACAGTGACAGTTCACATGCCAAAAGTTGTGCTGAATATGAACCTGACACCAACACAAGGCAGCTATACCTTTGATCCAGTCACCAAG gtactaacatgggatgtgggaaaAATCACTCCACAAAAGCTGCCAAGTCTTAAGGGCTTGGTAAATTTGCAGTCAGGAGCACCTAAGCCAGAAGAGAATCCCAGCCTCAACATACAGTTCAAGATTCAGCAACTTGCTATTTCAG GCTTAAAAGTAAATCGGTTGGACATGTATGGGGAGAAATATAAGCCATTTAAAGGAGTCAAATATGTCACGAAAGCTGGAAAGTTCCAAGTGAGGACATGA